In the Drosophila gunungcola strain Sukarami unplaced genomic scaffold, Dgunungcola_SK_2 000001F, whole genome shotgun sequence genome, one interval contains:
- the LOC128261606 gene encoding odorant receptor 33a-like — MRLSRIGHDEKISKADSARQLIEGIQDHRKLMQIIRLLRSTLYLTQLGQFLSTGINISITLVNILFLAENNFAMTYYYVFFAAMCLELLPSCYYGTLMSMEFDKLPYAIFTSNWIGMDSGYIRSLIILMELAVVPVKIKAGGIVGIDMNAFFSTVKMSYSFFTLAMSFRF, encoded by the exons ATGCGTTTGAGTCGAATTGGGCATGACGAGAAAATATCAAAAGCGGATAGTGCCAGGCAACTCATCGAAGGCATCCAGGATCACAGGAAACTTATGCA aataATTCGACTGCTCCGCAGCACTTTATATCTCACACAACTTGGTCAGTTCCTTTCAACCGGAATCAACATTTCAATAACGCTCGTCAACATCCTATTTTTGGCGGAAAACAACTTTGCTATGACCTACTATTATGTGTTCTTTGCGGCCATGTGTTTAGAGCTGCTTCCAAGTTGTTACTACGGAACTCTGATGTCGATGGAGTTCGATAAATTACCATACGCCATTTTCACGAGCAATTGGATTGGAATGGATAGTGGATATATCCGATCTTTGATAATACTAATGGAGCTAGCGGTTGTCCCTGTGAAAATTAAGGCTGGAGGAATTGTTGGCATCGACATGAACGCTTTTTTTTCCACAGTCAAAATGTCCTACTCGTTTTTCACCTTGGCCATGTCATTTAGATTCTAA
- the LOC128263424 gene encoding odorant receptor 33a-like: protein MESTRMVIKSENLYKTYWLYMRLLGVEGEYPFRWLLDLTMFFFVTLWFPMHLLLGIYNQPVANVLKSLHFTTECIFCTFKFVCFRWKLAEIKAIKRLLQELDKRAESDEERIHFNQGPRREAQMISKSYLVAAISAIITATAAGLFSSGRKLMYLGWFPYDVQASALSFWISFTYQAVGSSLLIVHNLANAIYPPITFCVVTGHVRLLAMRLSRIGHDEKISKADSARQLFEGIQDHRKLMQIIRLLRSTLFFTQLGQFLSSGINISITLVNILFFAENNFAMTYYSVFFAAMFIELFPSCYYGTLMSMEFDKLPYAIFSSNWVGMDSGYIRSLIILMELAVVPVNIKAGGIVGIDMNAFFSTVKMSYSFFTLAMSFRF from the exons atggagTCCACCCGCATGGTAATCAAAAGTGAAAATCTCTATAAAACATACTGGCTCTATATGCGACTTTTGGGAGTCGAGGGCGAATATCCCTTTCGATGGCTTCTGGATctaacaatgttttttttcgtcACCTTGTGGTTCCCAATGCATCTTTTACTTGGAATATATAATCAGCCGGTAGCAAATGTATTAAAGAGCCTGCATTTCACAACAGAGTGCATTTTCTGCacctttaaatttgtttgctttcgtTGGAAGCTAGCTGAGATTAAAGCCATCAAAAGATTGCTCCAAGAGTTGGATAAGCGGGCTGAGAGTGATGAGGAACGTATACATTTCAATCAAGGACCAAGACGTGAAGCACAAATGATTTCAAAAAGTTATTTGGTGGCTGCCATATCGGCCATAATTACTGCAACTGCCGCTGGTTTATTTAGTAGTGGTCGAAAGCTAATGTATTTGGGTTGGTTTCCCTACGATGTTCAAGCCTCCGCATTGAGCTTTTGGATTAGTTTTACTTATCAAGCAGTTGGGTCCAGTTTATTAATCGTGCATAACCTCGCCAACGCCATATATCCCCCAATCACATTTTGTGTGGTCACAGGACATGTGCGACTATTGGCAATGCGTTTGAGTCGAATTGGGCATGACGAGAAAATATCAAAAGCGGATAGTGCCAGGCAACTCTTCGAAGGCATCCAGGATCACAGGAAACTTATGCA aataATTCGATTGCTCCGCAgcactttatttttcacaCAACTTGGTCAGTTTCTTTCCAGCGGAATTAACATTTCAATAACGCTCGTCAACATCCTATTTTTCGCGGAAAACAATTTTGCCATGACTTACTATTCTGTGTTCTTTGCGGCCATGTTTATAGAGCTATTTCCAAGTTGTTACTACGGAACTCTGATGTCGATGGAGTTCGATAAATTACCTTACGCCATTTTCTCCAGCAATTGGGTTGGAATGGATAGTGGATATATCCGATCTTTGATAATACTAATGGAGCTAGCGGTTGTCCCTGTGAACATTAAAGCTGGAGGAATTGTTGGCATCGACATGAACGCTTTTTTTTCCACAGTCAAAATGTCCTACTCGTTTTTCACCTTGGCCATGTCATTTAGATTCTAA
- the LOC128263425 gene encoding LOW QUALITY PROTEIN: odorant receptor 33c (The sequence of the model RefSeq protein was modified relative to this genomic sequence to represent the inferred CDS: inserted 3 bases in 3 codons) yields the protein MVIIDSVRFYPSFWYCIRVLVPTFFNDSCRRVQLYVAVLHVLVTLWFPLHLLLHLLGHLSPEDLLMNLSMSLTCVACSLKHVAHLYYLPGIVELESLIEQLDTFISSEQEHRYYPAHXAKRLTQCLYISFGLIYVVFLFGLFVQVISGNWQLIYPAYFLFLIVTKSFFKETLMFVAKFHHLQSRTISEVQLVQLGGCGVTLCIIVSYVLFFVSDTISXTISLQLFTSCFFASEVGEEVANXYEQSRAHRYDLLAFTQLVIKAGGIIELNLNAFFANIKMAYSLFAVVVQMKGIQSGWLIK from the exons ATGGTCATCATCGATAGTGTTCGTTTTTATCCTTCGTTCTGGTATTGCATTCGGGTGCTAGTGCCGACGTTCTTCAACGACTCCTGCCGTCGTGTCCAGCTTTATGTGGCGGTGCTGCATGTACTGGTCACCTTGTGGTTCCCACTGCATCTGCTGTTGCATCTTCTGGGGCATTTGTCTCCGGAGGACCTCTTGATGAACCTGTCCATGTCCTTGACCTGTGTGGCCTGCAGCCTGAAGCATGTGGCCCATTTGTATTACCTGCCGGGGATCGTGGAGCTGGAATCCCTGATCGAACAGTTGGATACGTTTATCTCGAGCGAACAGGAACATCGTTATTACCCGGCTC GTGCTAAACGCTTAACGCAATGCCTCTACATAAGTTTTGGCCTGATTTATGTGGTTTTCCTATTTGGTTTATTCGTCCAGGTCATTAGCGGCAACTGGCAGCTTATATATCCCGcctattttctatttttaatagttaCAAAATCATTCTTTAAAGAGACTTTAATGTTTGTAGCCAA ATTCCACCACCTGCAGTCGCGGACCATCAGCGAAGTGCAGCTCGTCCAGTTGGGCGGCTGCGGGGTCACCCTGTGCATCATTGTGTCCTACGTGCTGTTCTTTGTGAGCGACACCATCT ACACCATCTCGCTGCAGCTCTTTACCAGCTGCTTCTTCGCCAGCGAGGTGGGTGAGGAGGTGGCAA AGTACGAACAGTCGCGGGCTCATCGATACGACCTGCTCGCCTTTACCCAACTGGTTATCAAGGCGGGCGGCATCATCGAGCTCAATCTAAATGCCTTTTTCGCAAACATTAAGATGGCCTACTCCCTATTTGCTGTTGTGGTG
- the LOC128261656 gene encoding odorant receptor 33b, which translates to MELKSPVIRSEHIYRAYWLYWRLLGLESHFPLNRLLDVLITVFVTFWYPIHLILGLFMERTLGDVCKGLPITAACFFASFKFVCFRAKLSEIKTIEVLFKELDQRALSDEECKFFDKNTRREANFIWKSFIVAYGLSNASAIASVLFGGGHKLLYPAWFPYDVQASELRFWLSVTYQIVGVSLAILQNLANDSYPPMTFCVVAGHVRLLAMRLSRIGHDQKESNSSVARKLIESIEDHRKLMKIVELLRSTMNISQLGQFISSGVNISITLVNILFFAENNFAVTYYGVYFLSMVLELFPCCYYGTLISIEMSRLTHAIYSSNWLGMERGYCRTLLIFMQLTLAEVQIKAGGMIGIGMNAFFATVRMAYSFFTLAMSLR; encoded by the exons ATGGAGTTGAAATCGCCAGTCATCAGAAGTGAGCATATCTATAGAGCCTATTGGTTATATTGGCGTCTTTTGGGTTTGGAGAGCCATTTTCCGCTGAACCGTTTGCTGGATGTGTTGATCACAGTCTTTGTGACCTTTTGGTATCCAATTCATCTGATTCTCGGCCTATTTATGGAAAGAACACTTGGCGATGTCTGCAAAGGTCTACCAATCACAGCTGCCTGCTTTTTCGCcagctttaaatttgtttgtttccgTGCGAAGTTGTCAGAGATTAAAACAATTGAAGTCCTGTTTAAAGAGCTCGATCAGCGAGCTTTGAGTGACGAGGAATGCaagttttttgataaaaacacAAGACGCGAGGCgaattttatttggaaaagttttattgTGGCCTATGGACTGTCCAATGCTTCGGCGATAGCATCCGTTCTTTTTGGCGGTGGTCACAAGTTGTTATATCCGGCCTGGTTTCCATACGATGTGCAGGCCTCAGAGCTACGCTTTTGGCTAAGTGTAACATACCAAATAGTCGGAGTGAGTCTGGCAATACTCCAGAACCTGGCTAATGACTCCTATCCGCCGATGACATTTTGCGTGGTTGCTGGACATGTGAGACTTTTGGCAATGCGTTTGAGTAGAATAGGCCACGATCAAAAGGAATCAAATTCGTCAGTCGCCAGGAAATTAATCGAAAGCATCGAGGACCACCGGAAACTCATGAA aaTCGTAGAACTGCTGCGCAGCACCATGAACATATCCCAGCTCGGCCAGTTTATATCCAGTGGCGTCAACATTTCCATAACGCTCgtcaatattttgttttttgcggAAAATAACTTTGCGGTGACCTATTACGGCGTATACTTCTTATCCATGGTGCTAGAACTATTTCCGTGCTGCTACTACGGCACCCTGATTTCCATCGAGATGAGCAGGCTGACCCACGCGATATACTCGAGCAACTGGCTGGGAATGGAGCGGGGATACTGCCGCACCCTCCTGATTTTCATGCAACTCACCCTGGCGGAGGTGCAAATAAAGGCCGGTGGCATGATTGGCATCGGCATGAATGCCTTCTTCGCCACCGTGCGAATGGCCTACTCCTTCTTCACACTGGCCATGTCGCTGCGATAA